The segment tctgatctgatccacgGTGGTCTGACTGGAGGCTTttaattcctttcctttatatctctgtgtgagggagaggtcacaactCTTCATCATCTATgctctttggcaagagacacaccctttccaccattagcaccctttgaaagagtgtaactcttcattatatctgcagatctgcacttctgattccaaACTTGTCCCCCTCAAATGAggctctcttctcccttttatatctcatgtttgagggagtcgcaacttttcatttcatgtttcttgatcattcattaacttaattaaaatttaattacatttaattatacttgtatattttaattttaaatttattattattatttaccattaacTTGTATTTCAAAGCGGGGACATTACATTATCAATCCAAAAACTGCTATTGATGCATTTGACCCTGGTTTCTGGAAATATGTCAAAATGCTTCCTAAAGTGGAAATTTTGATAAGAACGAAGCAAACTTAATTCAATGAAATATGTGACAAAAGTGGAGCTTAGTCTTTTCAGATGATAATATTGACAACAACGAATGGATAGTCATTGTCCTTGTAACTTTGTTGATCTTGTTTTCATGGGAGTATGCTTATCTGTGTGTTCCTATAAGTAAAAATTGATTTCAAAGTAATAGTTTTAATGATGTTGGATTTACTAAAATGTTGATTATTTTATCAGTTTTAATTCCATAATTAATAAGTTTCATGTTTCCCCAGGTCCAGTAGCAGATGATATGTTTCATTGGCAAGCCACTATAATGGGTCCTCCTGAAAGTCCGTATTCCGGAGGTGTATTTCTCGTGACAATCCACTTTCCTCCTGATTATCCATTCAAGCCTCCGAAGGTATAATGCTAATAAGCTGTCTTTATGAATTGAGTCTGTTATGTTGTTGCTGGATTGTCAATATATATTAAATCCGAGTCTAATTAAGTAAAATCCATCAAGTCCTTGGTGTAAAGGAGTCACAGACATTGTTAGGATTAAGTTTGCTTATATTGCTACCATCGTTGGATATCTGCATTACTCTTATAGGTGAGCATATGGTAGGCATGTTTTAGATATCATAATTCTGCTGTGTGGAAAATGAATATGGATGCTACTATGAACCGCTTAATATATTTTTGTTCACCGAGGATGGCCATTGGAAGTCATTGTATTAGTATACAATGTTAACTGATAAATAATGGTGTGGTGAATTAGTTTAAGTAATGACATTGTGGTGCATGTATCATTTGGTTTTATGTTAAGAGATGTTTTAGCCAGGTACAAGTTAATAACCAGAACTGACAGTTTTCTGAAAGTCAGAAGTTTCTGGAACCTTCCACTTGttttttgatgccttcttccaagGTAAGTTGCCTTGAGTAATGTCCAAAAAGCTTAAACAGTGTGCTGCCTCTGGCAGCATGACAATTGAGACTCCTGTATACATGTTAATACTTTATTTTTTGAGTGGAAATGGATTTATTGAGAAATGAGGTTTGTTATTTGATATATATTGTTGCTGCTGGATAATGACTTTTTCAGCACATTATTAGGGCATGTCTGGATCAATTTGTATGTTTGTTATGATTATTGCTATTAATCATACCAGGGTGTTTCTATGCATGCACAATTCTATTGGTAATTGTTGTTTGGTACTGTTGCTTACCATGCAGGTTGCATTTAGGACTAAGGTTTTCCATCCAAACATAAATAGCAATGGGAGTATCTGCCTTGACATCTTGAAGGAACAGTGGAGTCCTGCATTGACAATCTCCAAGGTTGTAAAGACATTATCTGTTTCTGAAGGCTGTAATTGTTACTTTCTAtgctttagttttttttttaatcgatAATATTAGATTTTATTATTAAAGGAAAGGGAATTTACATCTTCAAAAAAGAACAGTTATCTGTCGGAAAACCACCCACCACCCAGTTATCTGTCGGAAAACCACCCACCACCCACCAACCTCCCAAACCATTCACCAAGACAAAACCTCCCACCCAAAACCACTGTACATACTAGTCCAAAATGCCGAACAGTATGAAAACCAAAATTGAACAGTATGGACAAAAAAACAGGAATGAACTCCCAAAAGACCAACAACATCTATAATCACACACCCGGAAGAGCTGCAAAGGTTTGTCTTCTGCCCACCAATGCCATCTTCGCGCACTTGGGTCTCGGCCTCAACCTTCAGCCAATCTCTTCCTCGTCCCCTGCTTCCGCCCAAGCCCTCTGAATTACCTCTTCCAGCTCCATGATCCGAGTGAACATTTTCAACGCCTTCCACCCTCGCCTCGCCGCTTCTCTGTACCTAGCCTTCACCTCCTCCCATCGCCTGAGAAATGGGATATGCCTGCCCCTCAAATGTTGATTCTCCACCAGCCTTTCGGAGACATCAAAGCCTTCACCCGGAACGGCCCACTCCAGCAACGATTCCATGTTTACCAGATACTCCTCTGGTATAATTGCCTTCATGACCTTTCGGACCTGTTCGCAGTAGGATTCTAACTCAAGACCCCACGCCATGATGAGGGAATATATGTCTGTGTGGGTCCGATAACGGTGACCAATTATACCCACCTCTTCCCCCAGGACCAGCTGCACACTCCTAATCAACAGCGGGTCCTTCGAATAAAACACATTCTTCAGCCTCCGCTCTGAAACTGGACCCCGAAAGGCAGTGAGAAGTTTTGAAGTCTTCATAGTAAAATTCGCCTCCATTGCAAACCAGGTTGTCAAGCtcaaaaaatgttgaaaaaaaccCTGCTCGCAGACCAAAAACCTTCTTGCATACTCAAGAACTGACTCCCACTTCCCCACTCTCTCCATAAATGCATTCCTTACAGGCATCGCTGCCACTGCAGAAGTTATTGGCATTAATTGCCAACTTCAAACGAGCTAGCCTAAGCTCTCGGGAGGAGAACCAGGCGTCCACATCACACATATTGCATTAACCGACAAGTACAGAAACGTATTGGCTGATAAAAGCTACCATTGGACAATGTCGTCATCACCTCCCCACCATCTCGTCACATGTCTATCCAATTCACTGACTACATTGGATAAAACATCTGCCACCATATTCCCCCCCTCCTAATATGAGAGATAACGAAAATCCTGAAAAACATTCAATTTTGAGCAGATTATTGAAATAAATTTGTTTATACTCCAACTCGGAGAAGCTCTTCTCACAATTGCATCCACCACCACTTTAGAGTCACCTTCAAGATGCACTCTTGGAATGTTCATGTTATTGGCCAATTCCACTGCTAAAAGAGCGGCCTGTGCTTCAGCCTCATTATTTGACCCATCTTGCAGCCTCTGCACACCTTTGAAAATGATCTTCCCTTCCTCATCCCTAGCAACGCACCCAGCACCTGAAATACCTGGATTACCTCTTGATGCCCTGTCAAAATTGATCTTAATCCACCCCTGCTACTGCCTAGCCCACACCTCTTCACCTCTCGTGATCACCTTACCCGAAGGATGAACCCTAGAGAACCCATGAATGGGTCAAAAGGGTTTGTGGTAATCCTAGTGAGAATCGAACCAGAGTTGATGCGTAGCACCGGGATTATTAGCCTAACACTATGCCTCATGACTCTTCACACCAACTCTTCTGCACACGCACCCTTTCTATGCTTTAGTTAATCACAATAAATTAGCTTGAAATCAATGTGGTTACTAGCATAACTATTGAGTTTTTTAAATTGCAGGTGTTGCTTTCAATTTGCTCTTTGCTGACTGATCCAAACCCAGATGATCCTCTTGTACCAGAGATTGCTCATATGTATAAGACTGACAGGTCCAAATATGAGACAACTGCAAGGAGTTGGACTCAGAAGTATGCAATGAATTAGTTGTTGCAAAATAAATACAACTTGAGCCACAAGTTGACATTTCTGTGAAGTCTGACTTACTGCTTGTAAGGAATGATTCCTAGAGCTAATTGCGTTTCTTCAAACATAGTTTGAATTGTATGATTCTGTTTTATGAGAATgccattttattatttttcatgtgCAATTATGTAAATTTTGTGAAGACAGGCCAGCTTACAGTAGCCATTGTAGTTGTTTTCATCAGCTATTTTTGTTTTGTAATCATAGATATGCATGCCTTTTGCATTGATATCCATCCTATGTTGAATGCAAAAATTCTGTTCAGGTATATGTATCAGGAAATTACATAATGTTTAATGCTGGATAGGCTATGTCTTTACAAGCAAGCAATGCCTGTAGTAACGTGGGTTCTTGTTGATTGTGTTCATATGGAACCATGGTGAAAATGTCAGAAAACTCTAGGTAACAAATGGATAGTCTTGTCAGACTATATCTTATATGGGATATGCAAGCACAATTTATGCTGGCATCATACACTGACATCTAGAGTCTTTTAAGTATTGTAGTGTTGCAACTGTTAGAAGTTGCCAGTGTATCAAATAAAAGTGGGGTTCATTAGATGCGATCAAAAGCAGTAGTTGGTCTATGGGTTATTTTCCATTAATCTTCTTGTCGTTATGCtccaatgttgtattttgtataTATGATATCTAGCTATAGATGGGAATTTGGAAGGTGATTTGGTTTAGGTCTTGTTTTGCTGTTTGTTGATCTATATTTAATCTCCAAACCACATTCTTgttgatttataattttttttcataaattaaAACATATTTTCAGATTGTAGAGTATTTGAAATTGCTTGTTACTAAGCAATATTATACAACACTACattttttatgtcatttaattgatcTCAGATGCAAAACCATTTCTATCATTATTATCTCGGTATTCTTCTTCACTTTTATTTCATGATATACACACGGTATTGTTTATTAGATCTTTATTTTGGTAAAACTATTTTAACAGTTAATTCAGCAACTAGCGTTTGTATTGAGTTCAGCAGCAAGTAATTTTGTTTTCACTTAATGCTTCATTATTTTAAGTTCTCGTGGCTAGACTAGCTGTTCGGTAGTGTTATTAATCGAAAGTGTGGATATAAAACTTAATTAAGTACAAATAAGCTTAGATTAAATTTAGTTGGTAGTGAAAAACCAGATAATTATGCTTTCTATCTTGGGAAAGTAAATGTGAAGAATGATAATGTACACTTATAAGAGAGGATAAGTTCGCAGTCTGAATGGGCTCATGGTTGCGGACTAGTCTTTTGTTGGTTTGATAGATCTCTGTTTGCTTTGCTATTTTTTTGTTAATTTGATGGTTGCAATGTTTGCTGTTTGGTGGAAAAGCAACAAGTTTTCTTAGGTCAACCTTTGAAAATGTTTACCAAGTCTTTAAGACTATATATTCACACACGGGCACGTTATATTTTATttcaagttaaatatttaattttcttgtAATTAAGAATCCAGTTGGTTTGAAGATGTTTACGAAAGCTTGAAGACTATATATTCACACACGGGCACGTTTTATTTTAATTAGAAGTTCACTCTTTAATTTACTGTGATTAAAAATCTAGTTATATATTGTAATTAAGAATCTTATTGTAAAGGAATATTAACTTTCTTTGGGGTTAATCTAGGCAAATTAAGAAAATGTAATTAATTTAGCTCATATCAGCTTGGATTAACAAACATGGGATTGATAAATGTACTTAATATCTCGGAAAAGTAATGCAAAGAGATATGATGCTACTTTACTCTTTGATCGAAGAGTTAGtgctaatgaatttttttttggaattagtTTTCAAATGCTTAAAAAACAATTTctcaataatttaattaattgtcttgaaatttgtgcttgttatCTACACGGTTAGAGGCTTCTTGTGGACTCATCCTGAATTAGTTTTGGATTAGTCTGTACACAGGCAATGGGGGTTTGCTCTTTTGTTTgcttgatatatcatttatttgctttttaatttttgttaatttGAGGGTTTGTTGTTATTTCGTCATTAGGAGGCAAGTTCGCTTAGACCAACCTTTAAAAATGTGCATGAAGTAAAATATTGTGTTTAATCggcttttatttttgttaatttga is part of the Cryptomeria japonica chromosome 10, Sugi_1.0, whole genome shotgun sequence genome and harbors:
- the LOC131071688 gene encoding ubiquitin-conjugating enzyme E2 28; this encodes MASKRILKELKDLQKDPPTSCSAGPVADDMFHWQATIMGPPESPYSGGVFLVTIHFPPDYPFKPPKVAFRTKVFHPNINSNGSICLDILKEQWSPALTISKVLLSICSLLTDPNPDDPLVPEIAHMYKTDRSKYETTARSWTQKYAMN